The Ziziphus jujuba cultivar Dongzao chromosome 3, ASM3175591v1 region TAGTTAGGTTCGTAAACATAACTGAAAAAGCTTTGGATTCCAATAGGAGGGGATGGAGAGGTATAATCAACGTAGTAGTAAGAAATTAGTCATCAGAGAAAATTGACGAGCATCTCAGCCAGCTGTATGATTTTTTCCTAGAAGACCGTTGAGAAGCGGAAGCTCTGAATCCGCATTCCTCCTGACCGTCTCCTTATCACGAAGCTGAGTTCTGCAATAAAGATGAGGGGAAGAGGGATAAAAGATTGAATGGAACAATTCAAAATTAGGGtagtgtgtatatacatatatatatatatatagcaacacTAAGGGTCATCTGGTAATGTTTGATTTCCGATTATTAAGAACATTAAACAGTACTTACTTTGGtctttcaaaagaaaatttttaaaacaagttGATAAAAATTCCAGAAATTCTTATAGGTTAGTCGAACCAAGGTTGGAAATGTATCAAGTTGACATAGGTAAAATTGAATCCAaataaacagagagagagacacAACTGAATCCAaataaacagagagagagagagagagtaaaagaaaagaaaaaaaaaaaaagctttctcTGGATCAAAACCAGAGAACCCAATGCAGATAAGACATAAAACTAGAAAAGCATCATAGTGACCTTACACTAGTCGATTGGAGCTCCATAGCTGAATCCTCGTTCTCCTGCATGACAGACGATCGAAGATCAACAAAAGCACACTGTATCTGGAATGTAAGGATGGACATAAAGATCACATACCTCGATCAATAAATCCTTTCTGGTAATTAAACCGATCACACAGGATGGACGAGGAACAACAAATATATGCCTCAAGCCTAACTGGCGAAAGAGATTATATACCTGCAACACCACAATGAGCAATAATCTATAAGATCTATAGGCATGACATAAAACAAGATGAAGAGTCTCACTTGAACAGTTAAGAAATTGTCACCTTTGTCACAGACATATCCTCGGGGACGATATATGGGGAAGGATTCAAAAAAGGGGCAAGATCTAGGAACATTTCTAAGTCATCTGAACTAAGATGTATATCTTCTATAGATATTCCTTTACCAGAAGCAGGTTTCACAAATTCACTGAAATTGTGTCTGAAATGCAAAGAAATCTATCAAAACCCAGTAGAGCACTATGGCAGCCAGAACAGAAACTAATTTCGGGTCTTCAATTACCTGCTGATAGGTTTTGGTCTTGCTGGATCACTTGGCAAAGGACTATGCTGGAAATCTACCTTGGACTGCAGAAGTACTAATAAGTGACTGCATCATGAACCAAATATAAGTTAGTTGTTCTCAACCATTGCATGCTTTGCTTCTAAAccagaaacaaagaaaagagaACAATAGATGGCATACCTGCGAAGCATGAGACCAATGACGAGTGCTTCTCCATTTCTTGTGTGATCAATCACCTGCATTAGGTAAAACAAACAGAAGTTTACAAATAACTTAAacctaaaatattaaataagaaAGGGGAAAAGAAAGCTTAATACACATACAGGGAAGCCATTGTGCTTGTTGCTCCGCAAAATAGAAACCACATCTGCAACCTTAACAACACGAGGGAAAGAGACCACCTTCCAAGGAAAAACATCGACTGCAATGAGCTTATGATGAGATGCAATGGGAAGACATGACTTTCATGTTACCCAAAAAACTGCTTGCATTTGCTTTTACCTACCTTTCATCAACTGCaaccaattatttttttcttttgtttgcatTTATAAAAATGACAGTAAATTCTTTTATTAAAGCCTCTGATCAAATTATGTTAGCTATGACCAGTAGAGTTTATTATGGCCCATAGAATAGAAAGTACgtttaattaaaatagaatGAGTAGTGTCAGGAAGTTCTTGACAAGTTCATTAGCATAAATATACTTGCATGCCCAAGAATTTAATGCCTGCACTTGCAAAGGTTGACATGcctcttaaaaaacaaaaataaaaaaacaaaaaataaaataaaaagatggaaaaatttGACATTACAAACAATGTCTATGTAGGCACCAGACGCTTTCATTGTCGACAATCATAACACGAATGAAGAAGCATTAAAAGGACACTCACCCTGTTACCACAAACATCTTTTGCTGTCATTTTCCGCATCTGGTACTTAGGTCTTGATTCTAGTAAAGGAATGTTCCTTAATCGTGCCTGTTCTTCATACAGGCCTTCATTAAAAGCATCGCCAACAGCCTGCAATCGGAAATTATTAAGTATTTTCTACTTCCGCTACAAGTAAAGTAAAACCTTAAAAGCCATACCTTTGAAATAAGAAGAACAAGCATGATAAGAGGTAAAAGTTTCAAATTATTTGTGATTTCAACCATAATGACACACAGAGACACTGTCATCCGCATTGAACCCCCAAGAAAAGAAGCAGCTCCAAGAAGAGCATATCTGCAGATCCACCAAGATTTACATGTCATTTCATAAACAAGCAAAAGTGCACTGCATTCATAGATACAAATTATAGACTTACGTCCCCTCCTCAATATTGAGCTTCTTGTAGAAGCTAACAACAAACATGCCCACAAGACGACCATAAGTTGATCCAATCATTATTCCAGGAACAAATTGACCAGCTGGAACAGCAGTACCAAATGTCACAACTGctaatgaataaaacataacctgcaaaaaaattagcaaaaaaattatataaaacatataCCTGCAGattaatagagagagagagagagagagagaaagaaccAGAAATGGTAGGATcttaaaaagtttatttatctTGTTATGATAGAACAAACTAGAATGTCATGCAGAACAGCCACCACAACCAATAAAGTTTACTAGAAAATGTCATGTTTCTTTTCTTGGGTTTACTTTATCTGTAACTTCTGGAAACTTCCTTTGGAAGGAGAGGTTTTTTGGTCAAGATTACAAGGACAGGTTGCAATGCTTGCTTCTTTtccatataatttatttcagtAAAATGTATCTTATAGAATGTTTGGGTGCGTGCTCTCGTAAAATGTGTTTGCATCGTAGTGCTTCTAAATCATAGATTCTCAGAGATTCAATGATTAAGAAGAAATGGATCAGTGTTCCAGGACTACATTTTCTCAACTATGAGAAAAATTTGCAACATAAAAAGAACATGTCCATATTAAGAAAGATGGACCCATTTAAAACAAGTTtacatttttatcaaatatgctacaaaaataaatccacagTACATATGCAGAAGGCCAATGCATAAAGCTCAGAAAATAGATGCATTACCAAGAAGGTCAATAAACTTTGGGCACTGAACTCATGAATTGTTTTTGCGCTGAATAAATTCCTTATGGCGTCATCCTGAGTAACAACACAAATTCCATTAAAATAGAAACGTTATAGGTACCATCAAATTTAGAACATAAAAATCCTGGAACATTACAGATTGCAGAAATTCTCTAAACCTGAGTATTAAAGAAAATAGTTGCAAGGTCATTGTACTCCTTGTCCTTACTGCAGTAAAACtggaaaagaaaatcaaatataaataccCAACATATATAGTCAGCAATAATTCTACAACATGGTGTTAAAATACTACAGTAATCAATTGTTTATACCCAACATTTAAAGTCACACAACTACTTCCACGATTGGTGTTAAACCATTATCAGTCTGATACCAGAAAAAAGTggtaaagccaaaaaaaaagtccaGACAACCTGAGTTAGCAACTCAATATCATGCAAAATCAAGACTAAGTTGATCTATTGAATAACATCACCAGACAGGGTGGAACAGCAAGGGGGACTTGTAGAAAGAACACCCTCAGGCCGGTAAAATAAATgggaaaagaaaacataaaatttctaaaaatactGAAAGAGCAAGTTTTAAGGAGTAACTATCAGCACTAGTCTTACATTCACATAATTCCCATACATTCCTGGAGGCCTCGGGCATTCAATTCCAGATTCAGGAACAGCCTCAGGGCACGGACTACATGTTCTTAAAAGTGGTAAACCAAAAGAAATAATCGAAGTTAACAAGGAAACGAGACATGCTTCAACAATCTGCACCACCAACAAAGTTTGGAGGGGTTAGTAATATAACACACAAGGTTGGGAGAACAAAATGAGCATGCAAGAGAGTATGTACAAAGAATTTTATCAGTCATAACCTAATAAAACCTTACCTTAACTTGGGTCCCCCTTTTATGTAAATAATTTCGTCGCCAGTAAGCTATGTAAAATGTAAGCTGGTTAAATAGAGCTCCtgaaaaataagataataaaaatagaaaaaaaaaaaaagtaaataaataaacccattgctaaaagaaatgaaaagacaaaagacaaagagggggagagagggagagagaaaagagagagagagagagagagaaaaaggatgATGTTTCCCATATAAACATAGTGTTTATATACCTAATAACCCTCCAATGACACCAATTATTGCCATTGGCAATAACTCCTCAAAAGAGTAGTCCTCTTGTCCACTGAAAACAAAATCAGTTAGACGGCTAGAAAGAATTAACACAGACATAATATGAAACTGAAAAAAGTTTTGATACTAACTCTGAAACGTCCCATATTATGAAGCCACCTGAGCCAAAATGACCACACTTTCCACTCTTACACCAATTCATTGCACTACGCACCACAACAGCCACAATAGCAGAAGTAAAGAAGACACGCCACATAAGTTGACTCCTCCACCTTTAACAGCATAAGTGAATCCATATAAAAGTTCAAGCATATATTAGCATGCAAATTAACCCCATTAGGAACATATGTTAAGGCTTGAATCACATGTTCACACATTATAATTCAAACATGAACATACAAGTACAATTGATCAAGAAATACTTGTCATTACCAGGAGGTAACTTCTTCCAATGCAAATAATACGCCACCAACTGGAGCTCTGAAAGCAGCAGCAACTCCAGCTGCACACCCACAGGTTACCTTTCAAAATTACACAAGATTAAAATGGGCACAAAAATTATGAACACGAGTTTAAACCATTCAAACCCCTGTATACTTTCACAAGATACCAGAAAATATAGAAAGCAAGAGTGAAGGTAAAATTTCCACTTTCGTACAGGTGGAATCTTTTAACAATATAGTAGGAAGGTTTGAACAACTCACAAGATCGCGTTGATCCCTGTCGCTTTTAAATACTTGCAGCCACTTTGAGTTTAGATGATATTTTTTAGATCCACCCTAACATAAAACAAACAGGA contains the following coding sequences:
- the LOC107423036 gene encoding chloride channel protein CLC-d isoform X1, which gives rise to MLSNHLQNGIETAKLVWSRIPNSEDNDNQESLDLIKPNDDGNVESLDYEVIENCTYWDEQAQRGKLYVAYCVVVKWFFALLIGLGTGLAAVFINISVENFAGWKFALTFSIIQKSYVAGFLLYILINLALVYSSVYIITQFAPAAAGSGIPEIKGYLNGIDVHGILLLRTLIGKIFGSIGSVGGGLALGKEGPLVHTGACIASLLGQGGSKKYHLNSKWLQVFKSDRDQRDLVTCGCAAGVAAAFRAPVGGVLFALEEVTSWWRSQLMWRVFFTSAIVAVVVRSAMNWCKSGKCGHFGSGGFIIWDVSDGQEDYSFEELLPMAIIGVIGGLLGALFNQLTFYIAYWRRNYLHKRGTQVKIVEACLVSLLTSIISFGLPLLRTCSPCPEAVPESGIECPRPPGMYGNYVNFYCSKDKEYNDLATIFFNTQDDAIRNLFSAKTIHEFSAQSLLTFLVMFYSLAVVTFGTAVPAGQFVPGIMIGSTYGRLVGMFVVSFYKKLNIEEGTYALLGAASFLGGSMRMTVSLCVIMVEITNNLKLLPLIMLVLLISKAVGDAFNEGLYEEQARLRNIPLLESRPKYQMRKMTAKDVCGNRVVSFPRVVKVADVVSILRSNKHNGFPVIDHTRNGEALVIGLMLRSHLLVLLQSKVDFQHSPLPSDPARPKPISRHNFSEFVKPASGKGISIEDIHLSSDDLEMFLDLAPFLNPSPYIVPEDMSVTKVYNLFRQLGLRHIFVVPRPSCVIGLITRKDLLIEENEDSAMELQSTSVRTQLRDKETVRRNADSELPLLNGLLGKNHTAG
- the LOC107423036 gene encoding chloride channel protein CLC-d isoform X2; protein product: MLSNHLQNGIETAKLVWSRIPNSEDNDNQESLDLIKPNDDGNVESLDYEVIENCTYWDEQAQRGKLYVAYCVVVKWFFALLIGLGTGLAAVFINISVENFAGWKFALTFSIIQKSYVAGFLLYILINLALVYSSVYIITQFAPAAAGSGIPEIKGYLNGIDVHGILLLRTLIGKIFGSIGSVGGGLALGKEGPLVHTGACIASLLGQGGSKKYHLNSKWLQVFKSDRDQRDLVTCGCAAGVAAAFRAPVGGVLFALEEVTSWWRSQLMWRVFFTSAIVAVVVRSAMNWCKSGKCGHFGSGGFIIWDVSDGQEDYSFEELLPMAIIGVIGGLLGALFNQLTFYIAYWRRNYLHKRGTQVKFYCSKDKEYNDLATIFFNTQDDAIRNLFSAKTIHEFSAQSLLTFLVMFYSLAVVTFGTAVPAGQFVPGIMIGSTYGRLVGMFVVSFYKKLNIEEGTYALLGAASFLGGSMRMTVSLCVIMVEITNNLKLLPLIMLVLLISKAVGDAFNEGLYEEQARLRNIPLLESRPKYQMRKMTAKDVCGNRVVSFPRVVKVADVVSILRSNKHNGFPVIDHTRNGEALVIGLMLRSHLLVLLQSKVDFQHSPLPSDPARPKPISRHNFSEFVKPASGKGISIEDIHLSSDDLEMFLDLAPFLNPSPYIVPEDMSVTKVYNLFRQLGLRHIFVVPRPSCVIGLITRKDLLIEENEDSAMELQSTSVRTQLRDKETVRRNADSELPLLNGLLGKNHTAG